One stretch of Cottoperca gobio chromosome 18, fCotGob3.1, whole genome shotgun sequence DNA includes these proteins:
- the LOC115024033 gene encoding LOW QUALITY PROTEIN: FACT complex subunit SPT16-like (The sequence of the model RefSeq protein was modified relative to this genomic sequence to represent the inferred CDS: inserted 2 bases in 1 codon; deleted 1 base in 1 codon) produces the protein MDSEKKVRHSKLAESVEKAIEEKKYLGGADPSTVEMCYPPIIQSGGNYSLKFSVVSDKNHMHFGAITCAMGIRYKSYCSNLVRTLMVDPPQEMQDNYNFLLLVEEELLKQLKHGVKISDAYNAVQEYVKKEKSDLVAKLTKNLGFAMGIEFREGSLVLNTKNQYKLKKGMVLSVSLGFADLVNKDGKKDEQKKYALFIGDTIQINEEDAATILTPVKKKIXNVGIFLKNDDEEDEEEDGDDAEELLGKGARSAALLADRTRLLGKNEMTAEEKRRAHQKELANHLNEEAKRRLTEQKGEQQIQKARKSNVSYKNISQMPREKDIREMKIFIDKKYETVVMPVFGIATPFHIATIKNISMSVEGDYTYLRINFYVPGSSLGRQEGNIFPNPDATFVKEITYRASNLKTPGDPSVPSTNLQNAFRIIKEVQKRYKTREAEEKEKEGIVKQDSLVINLNRSNPKLKDLYIRPNIAQKRMQGSLEAHTNGFRFTSVRGDKVDILYNNINTHAIFQPCDGEMIIVLHFHLRNAIMFGKRRHTDVQFYTEVGEITTDLGKHQHMHDRDDLYAEQMEREMRHKLKSAFKNFIEKVETLTKEELEFEVPFRDLGFQGAPYRSTCLLLQPTSGSLVNTTEWPPFVVTLDEVELVHFERVQFHLKNFDVVIVYKDYNKKVTMINAVPVNSLDPIKEWLNSCDIKYTEGVQSLNWTKIMKTIVDDPEGFFEQGGWSFLDPESEGSGAEEDSESEMEDETFNPSGDEEEEEEGEDSDEDYDSETEDSNYSESVGSEEESGKDWDELEEEAL, from the exons AAAGTGCGTCACAGTAAGCTGGCAGAGTCGGTGGAGAAGGCCATCGAAGAGAAGAAGTACCTGGGCGGTGCAGATCCTTCCACAGTGGAGATGTGTTATCCTCCGATCATCCAGAGCGGCGGCAACTACAGCCTTAAGTTCAGCGTCGTCAG CGACAAGAACCACATGCACTTCGGAGCCATCACGTGTGCCATGGGGATCCGCTACAAGTCGTACTGCTCCAACCTCGTGCGCACCCTCATGGTGGACCCCCCTCAGGAGATGCAGGACAACTACAACTTCTTGCTGCTGGTGGAAGAGGAGCTGCTCAAACAGCTCAAACACG GTGTAAAAATCAGCGACGCTTACAACGCTGTTCAGGAGTACGTGAAGAAAGAGAAGTCGGACCTCGTAGCAAAGCTGACCAAAAACCTCGG CTTTGCGATGGGAATCGAGTTCAGAGAAGGCTCCTTGGTTTTGAACACCAAAAACcagtacaaactgaaaaaaG GCATGGTGTTGAGCGTCAGTTTAGGTTTTGCCGACCTCGTGAATAAAGACGGCAAGAAGGACGAGCAGAAAAAGTACGCCTTGTTCATCGGCGACACAATACAGATCAACGAG GAAGACGCCGCCACGATACTCACACCTGTCAAGAAAAAGAT AAACGTGGGAATCTTCTTGAAG AATGAcgacgaggaggatgaggaggaagacggAGACGACGCCGAGGAGCTGCTGGGGAAGGGAGCTCGCAGCGCCGCGCTGCTCGCGGACAGAACCAGA CTACTTGGGAAG AATGAGATGACGGCGGAGGAGAAGAGGCGGGCCCACCAGAAGGAGTTGGCCAATCATTTGAACGAAGAAGCCAAGCGTCGTCTGACGGAGCAGAAAGGCGAGCAGCAGATTCAGAA GGCCAGAAAATCCAACGTGTCCTATAAGAACATCTCCCAGATGCCCAGAGAAAAGGACATCAGAGAAATGAAGATCTTCATCGACAAGAAGTACGAGACGGTCGTCATGCCGGTTTTTGGTATCGCTACGCCGTTCCACATCGCCACCATCAAG AACATCAGTATGTCTGTAGAAGGAGACTACACCTACCTGAGGATCAACTTCTACGTC CCCGGCAGCTCTCTGGGACGACAAGAGGGAAACATCTTCCCCAACCCCGACGCCACGTTTGTTAAAGAAAT CACGTACCGAGCGTCCAACCTCAAAACTCCCGGCGACCCGTCGGTGCCCTCCACCAACCTGCAGAACGCTTTCCGCATCATCAAGGAGGTACAGAAGCGCTACAAGACGCGAGAGGcggaagaaaaggagaaggagggcatCGTCAAGCAAGACTCGCTGGTCATCAACCTCAACCGCAGCAACCCCAAGCTCAAAGACCTTTACATCCGACCCAACATCGCCCAGAAGAGGATGCAGGGCTCACTGGAGGCGCACACTAACG GTTTCCGTTTCACGTCGGTCCGTGGCGATAAAGTGGACATTCTttacaacaacatcaacacacacgCCATCTTCCAGCCTTGTGACGGGGAGATGATCATTGTTCTACACTTCCACCTCAGG AACGCCATCATGTTCGGTAAGAGACGCCACACGGACGTCCAGTTCTACACCGAGGTCGGGGAGATCACCACTGACCTGGGCAAACACCAACACATGCACGACCGAGACGACCTGTACGCCGAGCAGATGGAGCGGGAGATGAGGCACAAGCTCAAGTCGGCCTTCAAGAACTTCATCGAGAAGGTGGAGACGCTGACTAAAGAGGAGCTGGAGTTCGAGGTTCCCTTCAGAGACCTCGG gTTCCAGGGCGCCCCCTACAGGAGCACCTGCCTGCTGCTACAACCCACGTCCGGGTCCCTTGTCAACACCACTGAATGG CCGCCGTTTGTGGTGACTCTGGACGAGGTGGAGTTGGTCCACTTTGAGCGCGTGCAGTTCCACCTGAAGAACTTCGATGTGGTCATCGTCTACAAGGACTACAACAAGAAGGTCACCATGATCAACGCCGTGCCCGTCAACTCCCTCGACCCCATCAAGGAGTGGCTCAA CTCGTGTGACATCAAGTACACGGAGGGAGTCCAGTCCCTGAACTGGACCAAGATCATGAAGACTATCGTCGATGATCCCGAGGGCTTCTTCGAGCAGGGAGGCTGGTCTTTCTTGGACCCAGAGAGTGAG GGGAGTGGTGCGGAGGAAGATTCGGAGTCAGAAATGGAGGATGAAACGTTCAACCCgtctggagatgaagaggaggaggaggagggggaagacaGCGATGAGGACTACGACTCGGAGACGGAGGACTCCA ATTACAGCGAGTCGGTCggcagcgaggaggagagcggtAAAGACTGGGACGAGCTGGAGGAAGAAGCTCT ctgA